A genomic window from Streptomyces sp. WMMC940 includes:
- a CDS encoding bifunctional adenosylcobinamide kinase/adenosylcobinamide-phosphate guanylyltransferase — protein sequence MELTLLGTGAPTGLPRPDCTCAGCAAARGDRARAATALLVDSALLLDLTPGAALAAARAGHSLVGVRQVLLSHPHSGPAVELPAGLPSAGRVPDGQELTLISGHRVRAVPLDSPGTGYEVTSPDGERLLYLPPGGAPAGVTDGDPLPYDMVVADVLGRPDGLAKLRARGAVGPTTDVIAVHIDHDVPPGPELDRRLAAAGTRTVPDGTTLYVGEYQDVPDVPRRTLVTGGARSGKSLEAERRLESFPDVVYVATGGTRGNDTEWAERVAAHRERRPGSWRTVETCDLVPLLSENGPPLLIDCLALWLTDAMDQVGAWDDERWETVGRAALRRRTAALVEALRATRRTVVAVTNEVGSGVVPATASGRRFRDELGRLNAAFASECEHMLLVVAGQALPLR from the coding sequence GTGGAACTGACTCTGCTCGGCACCGGAGCCCCCACCGGACTCCCCCGCCCCGACTGCACCTGTGCGGGCTGCGCCGCCGCCCGTGGCGACCGGGCGCGCGCCGCGACGGCCCTGCTCGTGGACAGCGCGCTGCTGCTCGACCTGACGCCCGGTGCCGCGCTTGCGGCGGCGCGCGCGGGCCATTCGCTCGTGGGCGTACGTCAGGTGCTCCTGTCGCACCCGCACAGCGGGCCCGCCGTGGAGCTGCCCGCGGGGCTGCCGTCGGCGGGGCGGGTGCCGGACGGCCAGGAGCTGACGCTGATCAGCGGGCACCGGGTGCGGGCGGTGCCGCTGGACTCTCCGGGCACGGGGTACGAGGTCACCTCACCCGACGGAGAGCGACTGCTGTACCTGCCGCCCGGCGGGGCACCGGCCGGTGTCACGGACGGCGATCCCCTCCCGTACGACATGGTCGTCGCCGATGTGCTGGGGCGGCCGGACGGCCTGGCGAAACTGCGGGCGCGGGGCGCGGTCGGGCCGACGACCGATGTCATCGCCGTCCACATCGACCACGACGTCCCGCCCGGCCCCGAGCTCGACCGTCGGCTGGCGGCGGCGGGCACCCGTACCGTGCCGGACGGGACGACGCTGTACGTGGGCGAGTACCAGGACGTACCGGATGTGCCCCGGCGCACCCTCGTCACCGGCGGGGCGCGGTCAGGGAAGTCGCTGGAGGCGGAGCGGCGGCTGGAGTCGTTCCCCGACGTCGTGTACGTGGCGACGGGCGGGACACGTGGCAACGACACGGAGTGGGCGGAGCGGGTCGCGGCCCACCGTGAACGCCGGCCGGGGAGTTGGCGGACCGTGGAGACCTGCGACCTCGTCCCGCTGCTGTCCGAGAACGGCCCTCCGCTGCTCATCGACTGCCTGGCGCTCTGGCTGACGGACGCGATGGACCAGGTCGGCGCCTGGGACGACGAGCGCTGGGAGACGGTCGGCCGTGCGGCCCTGCGCCGTCGCACGGCCGCCCTCGTCGAGGCCCTGCGCGCCACGCGCCGCACGGTCGTCGCCGTCACCAACGAGGTCGGCTCGGGCGTCGTCCCCGCGACCGCGTCGGGCCGCCGCTTCCGGGACGAACTGGGGCGTCTAAACGCCGCGTTCGCCTCCGAGTGCGAACACATGCTGCTGGTGGTGGCGGGGCAGGCGCTGCCGCTCCGGTGA
- the pelF gene encoding GT4 family glycosyltransferase PelF, with product MSQGRHVTMLTEGTYPHVHGGVSTWCDQLVRGMPEVDFTVVSLTGSGREPVTWELPPNVRAHTAVPLWGPRPGRGRSPRRGADRSRFLDTLERFLLSLLDPEASADFGPALDALADEARGGRLSAALRTEAAVRTLMRLWTRQSLPTAAAGPTVHDALTAVDLLEHALRPLAVRIPGDSVAHAVSSGLATLPALVAQRLDGVPFLLTEHGIYLRERYLGYRTEAPRWPVKALMLGFYRELNTLGYERADLITPCNRYNRRWEERGGAFPGKIRTVYNGVDPYAFPHAGAEPAVPTLSWAGRIDPIKDLETLIRAFALAREEVPDLRLRLFGAAPAGCEWYATGLEKLTAELGVADGVFWEGRVGDVARAYAAGHVVVLSSISEGFPFSIIEAMSCGRTTVSTDVGGVREAVGDTGLVVPPREPEALAAAALELLRDDARRAELGRRARQRVVDLFTLRRSVDAFRQIYRELDGTPGAVYRPSAAETVADWTLELRDPWYQEHTAWGHHWSEPSESVGGGVR from the coding sequence ATGAGCCAGGGACGCCATGTCACCATGCTCACCGAAGGCACCTATCCTCATGTCCACGGCGGCGTCAGCACCTGGTGCGACCAACTGGTCCGGGGCATGCCCGAGGTCGACTTCACCGTCGTCTCCCTCACCGGCAGCGGCCGTGAGCCCGTGACCTGGGAGCTGCCGCCCAACGTCCGTGCCCACACCGCCGTGCCCTTGTGGGGGCCGCGGCCCGGCCGTGGCCGCTCCCCGCGCCGCGGCGCCGACCGCAGCCGCTTCCTCGACACCCTCGAGCGCTTCCTGCTGTCCCTGCTCGATCCGGAGGCATCCGCCGACTTCGGCCCCGCGCTCGACGCGCTGGCCGACGAGGCGCGCGGGGGCCGGCTCTCCGCCGCACTCCGCACCGAGGCCGCCGTCCGCACCCTGATGCGCCTGTGGACCCGGCAGTCCCTGCCCACCGCCGCCGCCGGACCCACCGTCCACGACGCCCTGACCGCGGTCGACCTGCTCGAACACGCCCTGCGCCCGCTGGCGGTGCGCATCCCCGGGGACAGCGTCGCCCACGCCGTCAGCAGCGGGCTCGCCACCCTGCCCGCGCTCGTCGCACAGCGCCTGGACGGGGTGCCGTTCCTCCTCACCGAACACGGCATCTACCTGCGCGAGCGCTACCTCGGATACCGCACCGAGGCACCGCGCTGGCCGGTCAAGGCGCTGATGCTCGGCTTCTACCGCGAGCTCAACACCCTCGGCTACGAACGCGCCGATCTGATCACCCCGTGCAACCGCTACAACCGGCGCTGGGAGGAGCGCGGCGGCGCGTTCCCCGGAAAGATCCGCACGGTCTACAACGGGGTCGACCCGTACGCCTTCCCGCACGCCGGGGCCGAACCGGCCGTGCCCACCCTGAGCTGGGCCGGCCGGATCGACCCGATCAAGGACCTCGAGACGCTGATCCGTGCCTTCGCCCTGGCCCGCGAGGAGGTCCCCGACCTGCGGCTGCGGCTGTTCGGCGCGGCCCCGGCCGGGTGCGAGTGGTACGCAACCGGGCTGGAGAAGCTCACCGCCGAACTGGGCGTCGCCGACGGGGTGTTCTGGGAGGGCCGGGTGGGCGACGTGGCGCGCGCGTACGCCGCGGGGCACGTCGTGGTGCTCTCCAGCATCAGCGAGGGCTTCCCCTTCTCGATCATCGAGGCGATGTCCTGCGGGCGCACGACGGTGTCCACCGACGTGGGCGGGGTGCGCGAGGCCGTCGGTGACACCGGCCTGGTGGTCCCGCCGCGCGAGCCCGAGGCGCTGGCCGCCGCCGCCCTGGAACTGCTCCGGGACGACGCGCGCCGCGCCGAACTGGGCCGCCGCGCCCGGCAGCGGGTCGTCGACCTCTTCACCCTGCGGCGTTCGGTGGACGCCTTCCGGCAGATCTACCGGGAGCTCGACGGTACGCCGGGGGCGGTGTACCGGCCGTCGGCCGCCGAGACGGTCGCCGACTGGACCCTGGAGCTGAGGGACCCCTGGTACCAGGAGCACACGGCCTGGGGACACCACTGGTCCGAACCCTCGGAGTCCGTCGGAGGTGGCGTCCGATGA
- a CDS encoding leucyl aminopeptidase: MTALTLSTAGAATLRADAVVVGVAKGAKGPVVAAGAEAVDAAFDGKLATVLETLGASGAEGEVTKLPAPSGLKAPVVLAVGLGTAPEKDDAYPAESLRRAAGSAARALTGSKKAAFALPVEAAEDAQAIAEGALLGAYAFTAYQDEKSAKKPLAEVALLGTKPRDKAFKAAAERAVAVAGEMNRARDLINTPPNDLYPESFAAVAIAAGKEHGLKVQVWDEKALVKGGFGGILGVGQGATHGPRLVKLAYTHPDAEKSLAFVGKGITYDSGGISLKPAGHNETMKCDMSGAAAVFAAVVAAARLGLRVNLTGWLALAENMPSGNATRPGDVLRMYSGKTVEVLNTDAEGRLVLADAITKASEESPDAIVDVATLTGAMVLALGHRRFGIMSNDEAFRTSVHEIAEDAGEDSWPMPLPSDLRKGMDSPTADIANMGERMGGGLVAGLFLQEFVGEGVTWAHLDIAGPAFHEGAPFGYTPKGGTGSAVRTLVRLAERTADGDLG; this comes from the coding sequence GTGACTGCTCTCACTCTCAGCACAGCCGGCGCTGCGACGCTGCGCGCCGACGCGGTCGTCGTCGGCGTCGCCAAGGGCGCCAAGGGCCCGGTCGTCGCAGCCGGCGCCGAGGCCGTGGACGCGGCGTTCGACGGGAAGCTCGCCACCGTCCTCGAGACCCTCGGCGCCTCCGGTGCCGAGGGCGAGGTGACCAAGCTGCCCGCGCCGTCGGGCCTGAAGGCCCCGGTCGTGCTCGCGGTCGGGCTCGGCACCGCACCGGAGAAGGACGACGCGTATCCGGCCGAGTCGCTGCGTCGCGCCGCCGGATCCGCCGCCCGCGCGCTGACCGGCTCGAAGAAGGCCGCGTTCGCGCTGCCGGTCGAGGCCGCCGAGGACGCCCAGGCGATCGCGGAGGGCGCCCTGCTCGGCGCGTACGCCTTCACCGCCTACCAGGACGAGAAGAGCGCCAAGAAGCCGCTGGCCGAGGTGGCCCTGCTGGGCACCAAGCCGCGCGACAAGGCCTTCAAGGCCGCCGCGGAGCGTGCCGTCGCCGTGGCCGGGGAGATGAACCGTGCCCGCGACCTGATCAACACGCCGCCGAACGACCTCTACCCCGAGTCGTTCGCCGCGGTCGCCATCGCCGCCGGCAAGGAGCACGGCCTCAAGGTGCAGGTCTGGGACGAGAAGGCGCTCGTCAAGGGCGGCTTCGGCGGCATCCTCGGCGTCGGCCAGGGCGCGACCCACGGCCCGCGCCTGGTGAAGCTGGCGTACACGCACCCGGACGCGGAGAAGTCCCTCGCGTTCGTCGGCAAGGGCATCACCTACGACTCCGGCGGCATCTCGCTGAAGCCGGCCGGCCACAACGAGACGATGAAGTGCGACATGAGCGGCGCCGCCGCCGTGTTCGCCGCCGTCGTCGCGGCGGCCCGGCTCGGGCTGCGCGTGAACCTCACCGGCTGGCTGGCGCTGGCCGAGAACATGCCGTCGGGCAACGCCACCCGGCCCGGTGACGTCCTGCGCATGTACAGCGGCAAGACGGTCGAGGTGCTCAACACCGACGCGGAGGGCCGTCTGGTGCTGGCCGACGCGATCACCAAGGCCTCGGAGGAGAGCCCGGACGCGATCGTGGACGTGGCGACGCTGACCGGCGCGATGGTCCTGGCGCTGGGCCACCGGCGCTTCGGGATCATGTCCAACGACGAGGCGTTCCGCACCTCGGTCCACGAGATCGCGGAGGACGCGGGCGAGGACTCCTGGCCGATGCCGCTCCCCTCGGACCTGCGCAAGGGCATGGACTCCCCGACCGCCGACATCGCGAACATGGGCGAGCGGATGGGCGGCGGCCTGGTCGCCGGCCTGTTCCTGCAGGAGTTCGTCGGCGAGGGCGTCACCTGGGCTCACCTGGACATCGCGGGCCCGGCCTTCCACGAGGGCGCGCCGTTCGGCTACACCCCCAAGGGGGGCACCGGCTCCGCGGTCCGCACCCTGGTCAGGCTGGCCGAGCGCACGGCCGACGGCGACCTGGGCTGA
- a CDS encoding adenosylcobinamide-GDP ribazoletransferase, with the protein MSSLNSDGPVGLRFAFGTLTVLPVRVTRWDRDAARAGMRWAPLAGLVVGLCAAAAGGLLLLLGAGPLLAAVASAAVPAALTRGLHLDGLADTADGLGSGKPAEDALRIMKRSDIGPFGVITLLFVLLAQVAALYELYGRGWVHGATAAAAAGVVARLALTLASRTGIPAARPEGLGAMVAATVPARQALGVALAVAAVCAAWGTLPGGYGPLRLALSVLAGTAAAELLLRHCLRRFGGVTGDVFGGIAETAATAALLALVVGSPW; encoded by the coding sequence GTGAGCTCCCTCAACTCGGACGGACCCGTGGGCCTGCGGTTCGCCTTCGGCACCCTCACGGTGCTGCCGGTGCGCGTGACCCGCTGGGACCGCGACGCGGCACGCGCGGGAATGCGCTGGGCCCCGCTCGCCGGACTCGTCGTCGGCCTCTGCGCGGCGGCAGCCGGCGGGCTGCTCCTGCTGCTCGGCGCGGGTCCGCTGCTCGCCGCGGTCGCCTCAGCCGCCGTGCCGGCCGCCCTCACCCGCGGTCTGCACCTGGACGGACTCGCCGACACCGCCGACGGCCTGGGCAGCGGCAAGCCCGCCGAGGACGCGCTGCGGATCATGAAGCGGTCGGACATCGGGCCGTTCGGCGTGATCACCCTGCTGTTCGTGCTGCTGGCCCAGGTCGCGGCGCTGTACGAGCTCTACGGGCGCGGCTGGGTGCACGGGGCGACGGCGGCGGCCGCCGCCGGGGTCGTCGCCCGGCTGGCGCTGACGCTCGCCTCCCGCACCGGAATCCCGGCCGCCCGCCCGGAGGGGCTGGGCGCGATGGTCGCCGCCACCGTCCCGGCGCGGCAGGCGCTGGGGGTCGCTCTCGCGGTCGCGGCCGTCTGCGCCGCCTGGGGAACGCTGCCGGGCGGGTACGGGCCGCTGCGGCTCGCGCTGTCCGTACTCGCCGGGACCGCCGCCGCCGAACTGCTGCTGCGGCACTGCCTACGGCGCTTCGGCGGGGTCACGGGCGATGTGTTCGGGGGGATCGCGGAGACGGCGGCCACCGCGGCGCTGCTCGCGCTCGTCGTCGGGTCGCCCTGGTAG
- the cobT gene encoding nicotinate-nucleotide--dimethylbenzimidazole phosphoribosyltransferase — protein MNLDDFSDLIERPDSGVRRDAEERRERLAVPPGALGRLDELGEWLSAAQGAVPVRAVERPRVVLFAGDHGVAELGVSGRAAGSAHELVRSVLDGSSPVAVLARRMDVPVRVVDAGLDCDPDLLPEDVVRHRVRRGSGRIDVEDALTPEEAERAVRLGVAIADEEADSGTDLVVLGDLSVGGTTPASALVAALCGTDASVVTGRGGAGIDDLAWMRKCAAIRDSLRRARPVLGDQLALLTAVGGADLAATTGFLLQAAVRRMPVILDGVVSAACALVAQRAAFRAPDWWLAGQVSGEPAQAKALDRMALEPLLEHGVTVGEGTGALLALPLVQAAAALAAELPERPAGGGSDVGDSTPAEAGSESVAAGDGEAR, from the coding sequence CTGAATCTCGACGACTTCTCCGATCTGATCGAGCGCCCCGACAGCGGTGTGCGGCGCGATGCCGAGGAACGCCGGGAGCGGCTGGCCGTGCCGCCGGGCGCCCTCGGGCGGCTGGACGAGCTGGGTGAGTGGCTGTCGGCGGCGCAGGGTGCCGTGCCGGTTCGGGCCGTCGAGCGGCCCCGGGTGGTGCTGTTCGCCGGGGACCACGGGGTGGCGGAGCTGGGTGTGTCGGGCCGTGCGGCGGGCTCGGCGCACGAACTGGTGCGTTCGGTGCTGGACGGATCGAGCCCGGTCGCGGTGCTGGCCCGGCGGATGGACGTGCCGGTGCGGGTCGTGGACGCCGGTCTGGACTGCGACCCCGACCTGCTGCCGGAGGACGTCGTCCGGCACCGGGTGCGGCGTGGCAGCGGCCGGATCGACGTCGAGGACGCGCTCACCCCCGAGGAGGCCGAGCGGGCCGTACGCCTCGGCGTGGCGATCGCCGACGAGGAGGCCGACTCCGGCACCGACCTGGTCGTCCTGGGCGATCTCAGCGTCGGCGGTACGACGCCCGCCTCCGCCCTGGTGGCCGCGCTGTGCGGTACGGACGCCTCCGTCGTCACCGGCCGCGGCGGCGCGGGCATCGACGACCTGGCGTGGATGCGCAAGTGTGCGGCGATCCGCGACTCACTGCGCCGGGCCCGGCCCGTGCTGGGCGACCAGTTGGCCCTGCTGACGGCCGTGGGCGGCGCGGATCTGGCCGCGACGACCGGATTCCTGCTGCAGGCGGCGGTCCGCCGGATGCCGGTGATCCTGGACGGGGTCGTGTCGGCCGCGTGCGCCCTCGTCGCCCAGCGGGCGGCTTTCCGGGCGCCGGACTGGTGGCTCGCGGGGCAGGTCAGCGGGGAGCCGGCCCAGGCGAAGGCGCTCGACCGGATGGCCCTGGAACCGCTCCTGGAGCACGGGGTCACGGTCGGGGAGGGCACCGGCGCCCTGCTCGCCCTTCCCCTCGTCCAGGCGGCCGCCGCGCTGGCCGCGGAGCTGCCCGAGCGCCCGGCCGGCGGCGGGAGCGACGTCGGGGACTCGACCCCGGCCGAGGCGGGGAGCGAGAGCGTGGCCGCCGGCGACGGCGAGGCCCGCTGA
- a CDS encoding endo alpha-1,4 polygalactosaminidase, protein MSLPARTRSLLLPLVALLLLAGCTSVPDDPAPPRTTRWLPGPGTPWQWQLSGRLDPDVDVPVYDIDGFEHPRSTVADLQRRGRKVICYLSTGAWEEFRPDAARFPRVLLGKGNGWPGERWLDIRRTDVLEPLMAERFDMCRDKGFDAVEPDNMDGYANDTGFPLTAGDQLRYNRLIARMAHERGLSVGLKNDLDQIPALVGDFDFAVNEQCAQYAECAALTPFVEAGKAVFHVEYEVPAGRFCPQSRRLGLSSMLKRYELDAWRRPC, encoded by the coding sequence ATGAGCCTTCCCGCCCGGACGAGAAGCCTGCTGCTGCCCCTCGTCGCCCTGCTGCTGCTGGCCGGCTGCACCTCCGTCCCGGACGACCCCGCGCCGCCGCGCACCACCCGCTGGCTGCCGGGGCCCGGCACGCCGTGGCAGTGGCAGCTCAGCGGCCGGCTGGACCCGGACGTGGACGTCCCGGTCTACGACATCGACGGCTTCGAGCACCCGAGGTCCACGGTCGCCGACCTCCAGCGGCGCGGCCGGAAGGTGATCTGCTACCTGTCCACCGGCGCCTGGGAGGAGTTCCGTCCCGACGCCGCGCGGTTCCCCCGGGTACTGCTCGGCAAGGGGAACGGCTGGCCGGGGGAGCGCTGGCTCGACATCCGCCGCACGGACGTGCTGGAGCCGCTGATGGCCGAGCGCTTCGACATGTGCCGGGACAAGGGCTTCGACGCGGTCGAGCCCGACAACATGGACGGCTACGCCAACGACACCGGCTTCCCCCTCACCGCCGGCGACCAGCTCCGCTACAACCGGCTGATCGCCCGGATGGCCCATGAGCGAGGGTTGTCGGTCGGGCTGAAGAACGACCTGGACCAGATCCCCGCCCTCGTCGGCGACTTCGACTTCGCCGTCAACGAACAGTGCGCGCAGTACGCGGAGTGCGCGGCGCTGACTCCGTTCGTCGAGGCGGGCAAGGCAGTGTTCCACGTCGAGTACGAGGTGCCGGCCGGTCGCTTCTGCCCCCAGTCGCGGCGGCTCGGACTGAGTTCGATGCTGAAGCGCTACGAACTGGACGCCTGGCGCCGGCCCTGCTGA
- a CDS encoding ABC transporter ATP-binding protein produces the protein MTTASDLTTTDTPRLPARETFRALYRHFRPHRWTVAFGALLALLGAVSGLLQPLAAKALVDRLGAGESINGILLVLTALVVLGTAIHAFGAYVLERTAESVVLAARRTLIGRLLRLRIPEVERTQPGDLMSRVTSDTTLLRAVTTQSIVSAVTGSLSCVATLVLMAVLDAVLLGVTVGVIVLIGGAVALVMPRIAQATQRSQEAVGEISTVLERVFGAFRTVKASGAEEREAAVVETAARRAWRYGVRTAKWQSVAASSVGLAVQVSFLAVLGIGGARVASGAISVSTLMAFLLYLFYLIEPVTELVEAASQYQVGSAAVARIAEAERLETEELHPAGPESVGQAGAGRTDAPAGPVATAGPAGARPPEAGPDAPGRAASVRFEDVSFRYRDGQPYVHHGVTFDVPGPGMTAFVGPSGAGKTTVFGLVERFYEPAGGRVLVDGRDVRDWSLPALRAAIGYVEQDAPVLAGTLRENLVFAAPGATEDEIRDVLARARLDALVDRLPDGLETVVGHRGSKLSGGERQRVAIARALLRRPRLLLLDEATSQLDAVNELALRDVVAEAAREVTVLVVAHRLSTVTLADRIVVMDAGRVRAIGTHSELVAEDPLYGELAATQFLSAAR, from the coding sequence GTGACCACTGCATCGGACCTGACCACGACGGACACACCCCGTCTGCCCGCCCGGGAGACCTTCCGGGCGCTCTACCGCCATTTCCGGCCGCACCGCTGGACGGTCGCGTTCGGGGCGCTCCTCGCGCTGCTCGGGGCCGTGAGCGGACTGCTCCAGCCGCTTGCTGCGAAGGCCCTGGTGGACCGGCTCGGCGCCGGCGAGTCGATCAACGGGATTCTGCTGGTGCTCACCGCGCTGGTGGTCCTCGGCACCGCGATCCACGCTTTCGGCGCCTATGTGCTGGAACGCACCGCCGAGTCGGTCGTGCTCGCCGCTCGCCGCACGCTCATCGGCCGCTTGCTGAGGCTGCGGATTCCGGAAGTGGAGCGCACCCAACCGGGCGACCTGATGTCCCGGGTCACCTCGGACACCACCCTCCTGCGGGCCGTCACCACCCAGTCGATCGTCTCGGCCGTCACCGGGTCCCTCTCCTGCGTCGCGACGCTCGTGCTGATGGCGGTCCTGGACGCCGTGCTGCTCGGTGTCACCGTGGGGGTGATCGTCCTGATCGGCGGGGCCGTCGCACTGGTGATGCCGAGGATCGCGCAGGCCACCCAGCGGTCGCAGGAGGCGGTCGGGGAGATCTCCACCGTGCTGGAGCGGGTGTTCGGCGCGTTCCGTACGGTCAAGGCGTCGGGTGCGGAGGAGCGCGAGGCCGCCGTCGTGGAGACGGCGGCGAGGCGCGCGTGGCGGTACGGCGTGCGGACGGCCAAGTGGCAGTCGGTGGCGGCGTCGTCCGTGGGGCTCGCCGTGCAGGTGTCGTTCCTGGCGGTGCTGGGGATCGGTGGGGCGCGGGTCGCCTCGGGGGCGATATCCGTGTCCACGCTGATGGCGTTCCTGCTCTACCTCTTCTATCTGATCGAGCCGGTCACGGAGCTGGTCGAGGCCGCATCCCAGTACCAGGTGGGGTCGGCGGCCGTCGCCCGGATCGCGGAGGCGGAGCGGCTGGAGACGGAGGAGCTGCACCCGGCAGGACCGGAATCGGTGGGCCAGGCGGGGGCGGGGAGGACGGACGCGCCGGCCGGTCCCGTGGCGACGGCGGGGCCGGCTGGGGCGCGGCCACCGGAGGCGGGGCCGGACGCCCCCGGCAGGGCGGCGTCCGTGCGCTTCGAGGACGTGAGCTTCCGGTACCGGGACGGCCAGCCGTACGTCCACCACGGCGTCACCTTCGACGTGCCCGGCCCCGGGATGACGGCCTTCGTCGGCCCCTCGGGCGCGGGGAAGACGACGGTCTTCGGCCTCGTCGAGCGGTTCTACGAGCCGGCCGGCGGCCGGGTACTGGTCGACGGCAGGGACGTACGGGACTGGTCCCTGCCCGCGCTGCGCGCAGCCATCGGCTACGTCGAGCAGGACGCTCCGGTGCTGGCCGGGACCCTGAGGGAGAACCTGGTCTTCGCGGCGCCCGGCGCGACGGAGGACGAGATCCGTGACGTCCTCGCCCGGGCGAGGCTGGACGCACTCGTTGACCGCTTGCCCGACGGGCTGGAAACGGTGGTCGGGCACCGCGGCTCGAAGCTCTCGGGCGGCGAGCGCCAGCGGGTCGCGATAGCCCGCGCCCTGCTGCGGCGGCCCCGGCTGCTGCTCCTCGACGAGGCGACGTCGCAGCTCGACGCGGTCAACGAACTGGCGCTCCGGGACGTCGTCGCCGAGGCAGCCCGCGAGGTGACGGTCCTGGTGGTCGCCCACCGGCTCTCCACCGTGACGCTGGCCGACCGGATCGTGGTGATGGACGCGGGGCGCGTCCGTGCGATCGGCACCCACTCGGAACTGGTGGCGGAGGACCCGCTCTACGGGGAACTCGCGGCCACACAGTTCCTGTCCGCGGCACGGTGA